Proteins found in one Rhabdothermincola sediminis genomic segment:
- a CDS encoding class I fructose-bisphosphate aldolase: MTDIQALLGDEAEQLLTYECKGIPKEDLVLPGSDIVDRVYRDSDRSPQVLRNLQAMFAAGRLGGTGYLSILPVDQGIEHSGAASFAPNPRYFDPKNIVELAIEGGCNAVATTFGVLGLCSRIYAHRIPFIVKLNHNEMLSYPTTYDQIMYGSVEEAWNLGAAGVGATIYFGSAESHRQIVEVSEAFQQAHELGMFTVLWCYLRNPDFKVDGVNYEDSADLTGQANHMGVTIEADIIKQKQPTKNGGYNAVNFGKTSKLVYGELVAENPIDWTRWQVVNNYMGRIGLINSGGESKGASDLADAVRTAVINKRAGGTGLISGRKAFQRPMAEGVELLNAIQDVYLDDSVTVA, from the coding sequence ATGACCGACATCCAAGCGCTCCTCGGCGACGAAGCCGAGCAGCTGCTCACCTACGAGTGCAAGGGCATCCCCAAGGAGGACCTGGTCCTGCCGGGCTCGGACATCGTCGACCGGGTGTACCGGGACTCCGACCGGTCCCCGCAGGTCCTGCGCAACCTGCAGGCGATGTTCGCCGCGGGCCGCCTTGGTGGCACGGGCTATCTGTCGATCCTGCCGGTCGATCAGGGGATCGAGCACTCCGGCGCGGCCTCGTTCGCGCCGAACCCCAGGTACTTCGATCCGAAGAACATCGTCGAGTTGGCCATCGAGGGAGGCTGCAACGCGGTGGCCACCACCTTCGGTGTGCTGGGCCTGTGCTCACGTATCTACGCCCATCGCATCCCGTTCATCGTGAAGCTCAACCACAACGAGATGCTCTCCTACCCGACCACCTACGACCAGATCATGTACGGCTCGGTCGAGGAGGCATGGAACCTCGGAGCCGCCGGTGTGGGGGCCACGATCTACTTCGGCTCGGCCGAGTCCCATCGCCAGATCGTCGAGGTGAGCGAGGCGTTCCAGCAGGCGCACGAGCTCGGCATGTTCACTGTGCTGTGGTGCTACCTGCGCAACCCGGACTTCAAGGTCGACGGCGTGAACTACGAGGACAGCGCAGATCTCACGGGACAGGCCAACCACATGGGCGTCACCATCGAGGCCGACATCATCAAGCAGAAGCAGCCGACGAAGAACGGCGGGTACAACGCGGTGAACTTCGGCAAGACGAGCAAGCTCGTCTACGGGGAGCTGGTGGCGGAGAACCCCATCGACTGGACTCGCTGGCAGGTCGTGAACAACTACATGGGGCGGATCGGCCTCATCAACAGCGGCGGCGAGTCGAAGGGTGCGAGCGATCTGGCCGACGCGGTCCGCACGGCGGTCATCAACAAGCGCGCCGGCGGTACGGGCCTCATCAGCGGCCGCAAGGCGTTCCAACGTCCGATGGCCGAAGGCGTCGAGCTGCTGAACGCCATCCAGGACGTCTACCTCGACGACTCCGTGACCGTCGCTTGA
- a CDS encoding 2-oxoacid:acceptor oxidoreductase subunit alpha, protein MSPRNKGVLVSDTAERTAPEELDRVIIRFAGDSGDGMQLTGDRFTSASALLGNDLATLPEFPAEIRAPAGTLAGVSAFQVHISDHDITTPGDAPNVLVAMNPAALRNELPKLEPGGTIIVNVDTFDERNLAKAGYDSNPLVDGSLKGYTVYEVPMTSLTKQACEPLGVKPRDADRSKNFFALGLLSWMYTRPERPTLDWIEAKFGKNELVRDANVAAFKAGHAFGETAELFDHPYEVRPAPQKPGIYTNINGNTAMAWGLVAASQLAKLPLFLGSYPITPASDILHELSKHKNFGVRTLQAEDEIAGIGAALGAAYGGHLGCTTTSGPGVALKAETIGLAISLELPLLIIDIQRGGPSTGLPTKTEQADLLLAMYGHHGESPLPIVAAYSPSHCFFAAIEAARIALKYRTPVMVLSDGYLANGAEPWLLPDVSTLPDISVEFATTPNHVDDDGKEVFWPYLRDPETLARPWAVPGTPGLMHRIGGIEKADGSGNISYDPDNHERMVRLRAAKVAGIAKDIPPVEVTGDVADADLLVVGWGSTWGAISGAVDRVRARGRRIAQAHLVHLNPFPSDLGDVLRRYPKVLCPEMNLGQLSKLLRAEYLVDVRSVSKVKGVPFTAGELETAILETLDD, encoded by the coding sequence ATGTCTCCACGGAACAAAGGGGTTCTCGTGTCCGATACTGCCGAGCGCACCGCGCCCGAGGAGCTCGACCGGGTCATCATCCGCTTCGCCGGCGACTCGGGCGACGGGATGCAGCTCACGGGCGACCGCTTCACCAGCGCGAGCGCCCTGCTCGGGAACGATCTGGCGACCCTGCCCGAATTCCCTGCCGAGATCCGGGCACCCGCCGGCACGCTCGCCGGCGTGTCCGCCTTCCAGGTGCACATCTCCGACCACGACATCACCACGCCCGGCGACGCGCCGAACGTGCTGGTGGCGATGAACCCGGCTGCGCTGCGCAACGAGCTGCCCAAGCTCGAGCCCGGCGGCACCATCATCGTCAACGTCGACACCTTCGACGAGCGCAACCTGGCCAAGGCCGGTTACGACAGCAACCCGCTCGTCGACGGCAGCCTCAAGGGCTACACGGTCTACGAGGTGCCGATGACCAGCCTCACGAAGCAGGCGTGCGAACCGCTCGGGGTCAAGCCCCGGGACGCGGACCGCTCCAAGAACTTCTTCGCCCTGGGCCTGCTCTCGTGGATGTACACCCGCCCCGAGCGACCCACGCTGGATTGGATCGAGGCCAAGTTCGGCAAGAACGAGCTGGTGCGTGACGCGAACGTGGCGGCGTTCAAGGCTGGCCACGCGTTCGGCGAGACCGCAGAGCTCTTCGACCACCCCTACGAAGTGCGCCCCGCCCCGCAGAAGCCGGGCATCTACACGAACATCAACGGCAACACCGCGATGGCCTGGGGGCTCGTCGCGGCGAGCCAGCTCGCCAAGCTGCCGCTGTTCCTCGGGTCCTACCCGATCACCCCCGCCTCCGACATCCTCCACGAGCTGTCCAAGCACAAGAACTTCGGCGTGCGGACCCTCCAGGCGGAGGACGAGATCGCGGGAATCGGTGCCGCGCTCGGCGCCGCCTACGGGGGTCATCTCGGATGCACGACCACCAGCGGCCCGGGTGTGGCACTCAAGGCCGAGACCATCGGTCTGGCGATCAGCCTCGAGCTTCCGTTGCTGATCATCGACATCCAGCGGGGCGGTCCCTCCACCGGACTGCCGACCAAGACCGAGCAGGCCGACCTGCTGCTGGCCATGTACGGGCACCACGGCGAGTCACCGTTGCCGATCGTGGCCGCCTACAGCCCCTCGCACTGCTTCTTCGCGGCCATCGAGGCGGCACGAATCGCGCTCAAGTACCGCACGCCGGTGATGGTCCTCTCGGACGGGTACCTGGCGAACGGCGCCGAGCCGTGGTTGCTGCCCGACGTGTCGACGCTGCCCGACATCAGCGTCGAGTTCGCGACCACTCCGAACCACGTCGACGACGACGGCAAGGAGGTGTTCTGGCCCTACCTGCGTGACCCCGAGACGCTCGCCCGCCCGTGGGCGGTGCCCGGTACGCCGGGCCTGATGCACCGCATCGGGGGCATCGAGAAGGCCGACGGCAGCGGCAACATCTCCTACGACCCGGACAACCACGAGCGCATGGTCCGGCTACGGGCGGCCAAGGTGGCGGGGATCGCGAAGGACATCCCACCGGTCGAGGTGACCGGCGACGTCGCCGACGCGGACTTGCTGGTCGTCGGGTGGGGCTCGACCTGGGGAGCCATCAGCGGCGCGGTCGACCGGGTGCGAGCTCGTGGTCGGCGGATCGCCCAGGCGCATCTCGTGCACCTGAACCCCTTCCCGAGCGACCTCGGTGACGTGCTCCGTCGGTATCCCAAGGTGCTCTGCCCCGAGATGAACCTCGGGCAGCTCTCGAAGCTGCTCCGCGCCGAGTACCTCGTCGATGTCCGTTCGGTCAGCAAGGTGAAGGGCGTGCCCTTCACAGCCGGCGAGCTCGAGACCGCCATCCTGGAGACACTCGATGACTGA
- a CDS encoding 2-oxoacid:ferredoxin oxidoreductase subunit beta, producing MTDTSVPTTTRKDWASDQEVRWCPGCGDYSILAAVQLLMPELGVRRENTVFVSGIGCAARFPYYMNTYGLHGIHGRAPAIATGLAMARPDLDVWVVGGDGDMLSIGGNHLIHALRRNVNIKILMFNNQIYGLTKGQYSPTSEVGKVTKSTPFGSLDTPFNPISVALGAEATFVARTHDMDRQHMMETFRRAHEHKGAAFIEIYQNCNVFNDGAFESITAKSNRDDMLIPLEHGQPIRFGKEREKGVMLGTDGRLHLVEVAEVGEDRILVHDEKNDRGLGFMLSRLSHGPHEPTPIGVFRAVEHPEYVEETDRQLLAAQSQKGPGDLRALLHSGATWTVE from the coding sequence ATGACTGACACCTCGGTCCCCACGACGACCCGCAAGGATTGGGCCAGCGATCAGGAGGTCCGCTGGTGCCCCGGGTGCGGTGACTACTCGATCCTCGCCGCGGTGCAGCTGCTCATGCCCGAGCTGGGAGTTCGGCGCGAGAACACGGTGTTCGTCTCGGGCATCGGCTGCGCCGCCCGGTTCCCCTACTACATGAACACCTACGGGCTCCACGGCATCCACGGCCGGGCCCCCGCCATCGCCACCGGTCTGGCCATGGCCCGCCCGGATCTCGACGTGTGGGTGGTGGGCGGTGACGGCGACATGCTGTCGATCGGTGGCAACCACCTGATTCACGCGCTGCGCCGGAACGTGAACATCAAGATCCTGATGTTCAACAACCAGATCTACGGGCTCACGAAGGGCCAGTACTCCCCGACCAGTGAAGTCGGCAAGGTCACCAAGTCCACCCCCTTCGGTTCGCTCGACACGCCGTTCAACCCGATCAGCGTGGCTCTCGGGGCCGAGGCCACCTTCGTGGCCCGCACCCACGACATGGATCGTCAGCACATGATGGAGACGTTCCGTCGAGCCCACGAGCACAAGGGCGCGGCGTTCATCGAGATCTACCAGAACTGCAACGTCTTCAACGACGGAGCCTTCGAGAGCATCACCGCCAAGTCGAACCGCGACGACATGCTCATCCCGCTCGAGCACGGCCAGCCCATCCGCTTCGGCAAGGAACGCGAGAAGGGTGTGATGCTCGGCACCGATGGCAGGTTGCACCTCGTCGAGGTGGCCGAGGTGGGCGAGGATCGCATCCTCGTGCACGACGAGAAGAACGACCGGGGTCTCGGGTTCATGCTGTCGCGGCTCTCGCACGGCCCGCACGAGCCCACGCCGATCGGCGTGTTCCGCGCCGTCGAACATCCCGAGTACGTCGAAGAGACCGACCGGCAGCTGCTCGCCGCGCAGAGCCAGAAGGGGCCGGGCGATCTCCGGGCGCTCCTGCACAGCGGCGCCACCTGGACCGTCGAGTAG
- a CDS encoding DUF1015 family protein, producing MPRFEPFRGIHYDFDRIDPADVTAPPYDVIDPDLRATLAARHPANVVHVDLPAHPDGEGDAYRHAAATFRRWLDDGTLLQDPEPGFYVYRVDYLDDHGRARHTTGVYGALELSPPGETPPGGGQPILPHELTTPKAKSDRLALQRATRANLSAVWGLSPTAGLTDLLDTTSDPLARWTDADGVTHSLWRTTDEQRLQAIGAAVSGAPVVIADGHHRYETALRYLAEQGEGAAHGELTSSPAAVMTWVVELADDELCVQPIHRLLCGLPAGFDVAGALSWAFEIGEPVEVGPGVVERMQQEGFLVLVEPGGAVALRPRTEVLASTRDLDSCRLEASLRPLPPHDVVYQHGIRQVVDRVRKGEASAGVLLRPATVRQIVEIAHGGERMPPKTTFFHPKPATGVVFRSLG from the coding sequence GTGCCTCGATTCGAGCCCTTCCGCGGGATCCACTACGACTTCGACCGCATCGATCCGGCCGACGTCACCGCGCCGCCCTATGACGTCATCGATCCCGACCTGCGGGCCACGCTCGCCGCCCGCCATCCCGCCAACGTGGTCCACGTCGACCTGCCCGCCCACCCCGATGGCGAGGGGGACGCCTACCGGCACGCGGCCGCGACCTTCCGGCGCTGGCTCGATGACGGCACCCTCCTGCAGGACCCGGAACCCGGCTTCTACGTCTACCGGGTCGACTACCTCGACGATCACGGTCGGGCGCGCCACACCACCGGCGTCTACGGAGCGCTGGAACTGAGCCCACCGGGCGAGACCCCTCCTGGCGGTGGACAGCCGATCCTCCCGCACGAGCTCACCACGCCGAAGGCCAAGAGCGACCGCTTGGCCCTCCAGCGAGCCACCCGGGCGAACCTCTCCGCCGTCTGGGGCCTCTCCCCGACCGCCGGCCTCACCGACCTGCTCGACACCACCAGCGACCCGCTGGCCCGCTGGACCGACGCCGACGGAGTCACTCACTCGCTGTGGCGCACGACCGACGAGCAGCGGCTACAGGCCATCGGAGCGGCCGTCTCGGGGGCGCCGGTGGTCATCGCCGACGGGCACCACCGCTACGAGACCGCCCTGCGCTACCTGGCCGAACAGGGGGAGGGAGCTGCGCACGGTGAGCTCACCTCCAGCCCGGCAGCAGTCATGACCTGGGTCGTGGAGCTCGCTGATGACGAGCTCTGCGTCCAGCCGATCCATCGCCTGCTGTGCGGGCTGCCAGCTGGCTTCGACGTCGCCGGCGCTCTCTCGTGGGCGTTCGAGATCGGCGAGCCCGTCGAGGTGGGGCCCGGGGTCGTCGAGCGTATGCAGCAGGAGGGATTCCTGGTGCTGGTCGAGCCGGGCGGGGCCGTCGCTCTCCGACCGAGGACCGAGGTGTTGGCCTCGACCCGCGACCTGGACAGTTGCCGTCTCGAGGCGTCGCTCCGGCCGCTCCCACCGCATGACGTCGTCTACCAGCACGGCATCCGCCAGGTCGTCGACCGGGTGCGCAAGGGAGAGGCGAGCGCGGGTGTCCTGCTGCGGCCGGCGACCGTCAGGCAGATCGTCGAGATCGCGCACGGGGGCGAGCGCATGCCCCCGAAGACGACCTTCTTCCACCCGAAACCCGCTACCGGCGTGGTCTTCCGCTCACTGGGCTGA
- a CDS encoding HAD-IIA family hydrolase: MGWVLDLDGVVWLGDQPIDGAAAAVRALREAGQRVVFVTNMSYGRVADVVIKLAGMGIEAEGDVVTSASAAGSLVQPGERVLVCGGPGLIEAVESRGALALPAAEPPPGAMVDAVVVGYDPAFDYARMTAAATAVRRGARLIASNDDATYPTPQGPIPGGGAILASIERATGVTATVAGKPHPPICELVRRHVGGEGTVVGDRPETDGRFARALGFRFALVLSGVTTEEQLPVQPSPDVIARDLANLVLGDADRGTAGLPGTDPLPRGGARS, translated from the coding sequence ATGGGATGGGTGCTCGACCTCGACGGTGTCGTCTGGCTCGGGGATCAGCCGATCGACGGGGCGGCGGCGGCCGTGCGGGCGCTGCGGGAGGCAGGGCAGCGGGTCGTCTTCGTCACCAACATGTCCTATGGCCGGGTCGCCGATGTGGTGATCAAGCTCGCTGGCATGGGCATCGAGGCGGAGGGCGATGTCGTCACCTCCGCGTCGGCCGCGGGGTCCCTGGTTCAGCCGGGGGAGCGGGTGCTGGTGTGCGGCGGTCCGGGCCTGATCGAGGCCGTCGAGTCTCGAGGCGCGCTGGCCCTGCCAGCGGCGGAGCCGCCCCCCGGCGCAATGGTGGACGCCGTGGTGGTGGGCTACGACCCCGCGTTCGACTACGCGCGCATGACCGCGGCCGCCACCGCCGTTCGTCGAGGTGCCCGCCTGATCGCCTCGAACGACGATGCCACCTACCCGACGCCCCAGGGGCCGATCCCCGGCGGCGGCGCCATCCTGGCCTCGATCGAGCGGGCCACCGGGGTGACGGCGACGGTCGCCGGCAAGCCCCACCCGCCCATCTGCGAGCTCGTACGTCGACACGTGGGTGGGGAGGGCACCGTCGTGGGAGACCGCCCCGAGACCGACGGCCGGTTCGCGCGGGCGCTGGGATTCCGGTTCGCGCTGGTCCTCAGCGGGGTGACGACCGAGGAACAGCTCCCGGTGCAGCCGTCCCCGGACGTGATCGCCCGGGACCTGGCGAACCTCGTCCTCGGCGACGCTGACCGGGGAACGGCGGGCTTGCCCGGCACGGATCCGTTGCCGCGTGGCGGCGCCCGGTCCTAG
- a CDS encoding phasin family protein, which produces MAKNPVKSALKVTQRAQDRLEAAVREVAKATEEQSAQLQQALQDLVQRSRENSERVAEAVDRQITAQLAALGLATQADIRRLERKIEALQAGGAAPVPPRVVKKSATKKAATKKVASKKAASKKVAVERPAEPRQ; this is translated from the coding sequence ATGGCGAAGAATCCGGTGAAGAGCGCGCTGAAGGTCACGCAGCGCGCCCAGGATCGCCTCGAGGCGGCGGTACGCGAGGTGGCGAAGGCGACCGAAGAGCAGTCCGCTCAGCTCCAGCAGGCCCTGCAGGACCTCGTGCAGCGCAGCCGGGAGAACAGCGAGCGGGTGGCCGAGGCCGTCGACCGGCAGATCACGGCACAGCTCGCCGCGCTCGGCCTGGCCACGCAAGCCGACATCCGCCGGCTGGAGCGCAAGATCGAGGCATTGCAGGCGGGGGGTGCGGCGCCGGTGCCGCCACGTGTGGTGAAGAAGTCGGCCACGAAGAAGGCTGCCACCAAGAAGGTGGCCAGCAAGAAGGCTGCCAGCAAGAAGGTCGCGGTCGAGAGGCCCGCGGAGCCTCGCCAGTAG
- a CDS encoding TlyA family RNA methyltransferase, producing the protein MELVRRSLVASREQARAVISSGRVLVGGAPADKPSRLVDAGEAIRVLGDGPRYVSRGGEKLEAALAGFALDVTGWRVLDAGASTGGFTDCLLQHGAARVVALDVGYGQLHERLRHDPRVEVIERTNVRYGDPAALGAPFDAVVADLSFISLRTVAGTLVACTAPGGELVLLVKPQFEAGRVEADRGRGVIRDPSVWRRVLEDVIAAFAERGAIIMGAMVSPLPGAEGNVEFFVWLRSAASRPGTDLSGEVPGHPEGIDLDRVIADAARLRSG; encoded by the coding sequence GTGGAGCTCGTCCGCAGGAGCCTGGTGGCCAGCCGCGAGCAGGCGAGAGCGGTGATCTCCTCCGGGCGAGTGCTGGTCGGCGGGGCCCCGGCGGACAAGCCGTCCCGTCTGGTCGACGCGGGCGAAGCGATCCGGGTGCTCGGGGACGGGCCCCGCTACGTCAGCCGGGGGGGTGAGAAGCTCGAGGCGGCACTAGCGGGCTTCGCGCTCGATGTTACCGGCTGGCGGGTCCTGGATGCGGGCGCGTCCACCGGCGGATTCACCGACTGCCTGCTCCAGCACGGCGCGGCCCGGGTGGTGGCGCTCGACGTCGGCTACGGGCAGTTGCACGAACGGCTCCGTCACGATCCTCGGGTGGAGGTGATCGAGCGCACCAACGTGCGCTATGGGGACCCCGCAGCGCTGGGGGCTCCGTTCGACGCCGTGGTCGCGGATCTGTCGTTCATCTCGCTGCGCACGGTCGCCGGCACGCTGGTGGCCTGCACGGCACCGGGAGGTGAGCTGGTGCTACTCGTCAAGCCACAGTTCGAGGCGGGGCGGGTCGAGGCGGACCGCGGTCGGGGTGTGATCCGTGATCCGTCGGTGTGGCGCAGGGTGCTCGAGGACGTGATTGCCGCGTTCGCCGAGCGGGGAGCGATCATCATGGGCGCCATGGTGTCGCCGCTGCCTGGAGCCGAGGGCAACGTCGAGTTCTTCGTATGGCTCCGCAGCGCGGCCAGCCGCCCCGGTACGGACCTCTCGGGAGAGGTGCCCGGCCACCCGGAGGGCATCGATCTGGATCGGGTGATCGCCGACGCGGCCCGGCTCCGGAGCGGCTGA